The Ochotona princeps isolate mOchPri1 chromosome 23, mOchPri1.hap1, whole genome shotgun sequence genome includes a window with the following:
- the SHLD3 gene encoding shieldin complex subunit 3, with product MTTEIILHYRPCENDPTQLSKIAEKVIQDFPTRPQSRFIPWFPYDGSRLPVKPKRSPPAISREAVEDVKRSLTIFEQEVNSPSYDCTVGLLEFQPRLTRRPSMLWRSLDVQAPPGQLQEPSEQGQQRKRRAWSVSLPSSQCPGEILPLSKKLQDTLKTLSLHSLYRARWTIEHTICNHQTLEDIWAKLNRIIRHNELPSCNATIQRHLSQIWVFCDIIYCEYVGNLLKKRLALTGKINLFVHKYGVIFSM from the coding sequence ATGACTACAGAAATAATATTACATTATCGACCATGTGAGAATGATCCCACACAACTGTCAAAAATTGCAGAAAAGGTAATTCAAGACTTCCCTACTCGTCCACAATCCAGATTTATTCCTTGGTTTCCGTATGATGGGTCCCGACTTCCTGTCAAACCTAAGAGGTCACCACCTGCGATTTCCAGAGAGGCCGTGGAAGATGTGAAACGATCCTTGACCATTTTCGAACAGGAGGTGAACTCGCCGAGTTATGACTGCACGGTAGGTCTGTTGGAGTTTCAGCCTCGTCTGACAAGGCGGCCGTCGATGCTGTGGCGCTCGCTGGATGTGCAGGCTCCCCCTGGACAGCTGCAGGAGCCGTCAGAGCAAGGACAGCAGCGCAAGAGGAGAGCCTGGAGTGTCTCACTTCCCAGCAGCCAGTGTCCTGGAGAGATTTTACCTTTGTCCAAAAAATTGCAAGACACCTTGAAGACACTAAGTTTACATTCGCTTTATAGAGCGAGATGGACAATAGAACACACTATTTGTAACCACCAGACTCTGGAAGATATTTGGGCAAAACTCAATCGAATTATCAGGCACAATGAGCTTCCATCTTGTAATGCTACAATTCAGAGACATTTAAGCCAAATATGGGTGTTCTGTGATATTATCTACTGTGAATATGTGggaaatcttcttaaaaaaagattagctcTTACtggaaaaattaatttgtttgtgCATAAGTATGGTGTTATTTTTAGTATGTAA